In Deinococcus misasensis DSM 22328, one DNA window encodes the following:
- a CDS encoding class I SAM-dependent methyltransferase, producing the protein MYSDLKIAKLPPKLPERGILTKAGVRGHPGLDDGQALLLQVLMDPPVDLGETVLDLTAQNGAVALYLSNHQITLLERSRAALEVLERQFKDDPRVTVKASLPSEASGSFDTVLAVLPADKGNEAVKEYLQAAFACTRMGGLCLIAGDKDRGFERYFKWFKVAFGEGEILERHKGMRVAGFIKEKTEAQLEAPQTYSYTFEDLTLASLPGVFSANKIDEASQLLLSHLPSPAGQRVLDIGAGAGILGLRCAQLGAEVTLLEEDLASVRSIEMNARAANLSVTALHSDVGSALPEQAEFDLVVMNPPFHVGSDVILEVAEEFIRVAYQRVRQKGEVWVVANQFLPYESLMEAYGPVKLVVKNKSYKVLRGIRERN; encoded by the coding sequence ATGTATTCTGACCTCAAAATTGCCAAACTTCCTCCCAAACTGCCCGAGCGGGGCATCCTCACCAAAGCCGGCGTGAGGGGTCATCCCGGTCTGGACGATGGTCAGGCCCTTTTGCTGCAAGTCCTGATGGATCCTCCAGTGGATCTGGGCGAAACCGTGCTGGACCTGACCGCCCAGAATGGTGCTGTGGCCCTTTACCTGTCCAACCACCAGATCACCCTTCTGGAGCGGTCCCGAGCGGCTCTGGAGGTGCTGGAACGCCAGTTCAAAGACGATCCCAGGGTCACGGTCAAAGCCAGTCTGCCTTCAGAAGCCTCGGGCAGCTTTGACACCGTGCTGGCGGTTTTGCCTGCCGACAAAGGCAACGAAGCCGTCAAAGAATACCTTCAGGCGGCCTTTGCCTGCACCCGCATGGGTGGGCTGTGCCTGATTGCCGGAGACAAAGACCGGGGGTTTGAGCGCTACTTCAAATGGTTCAAAGTCGCTTTTGGGGAAGGCGAAATTCTGGAACGCCACAAAGGGATGCGGGTCGCCGGGTTCATCAAAGAAAAAACCGAAGCCCAACTGGAGGCCCCTCAAACCTACAGTTACACCTTTGAAGACCTCACTTTGGCTTCCTTGCCTGGCGTGTTCAGCGCCAACAAAATCGATGAAGCCAGCCAGTTGCTCCTGTCCCATTTGCCCTCCCCCGCTGGACAACGGGTGCTGGACATTGGTGCCGGAGCAGGCATTCTCGGGCTGCGGTGTGCTCAGCTCGGGGCTGAAGTGACCTTGCTGGAAGAAGATCTGGCTTCGGTTCGCAGCATCGAAATGAACGCCAGAGCCGCCAACCTCTCGGTCACCGCTTTGCATTCGGATGTGGGGAGTGCCCTTCCAGAGCAAGCAGAATTCGATCTGGTGGTGATGAATCCTCCTTTTCACGTGGGAAGCGATGTGATTCTGGAGGTTGCAGAGGAGTTCATCCGGGTGGCTTACCAGAGGGTCCGCCAGAAAGGTGAAGTGTGGGTGGTGGCCAACCAGTTCCTGCCCTACGAATCCCTGATGGAGGCTTACGGTCCGGTGAAACTGGTGGTGAAAAACAAGAGTTACAAGGTCTTGAGGGGCATCCGGGAACGAAATTGA
- a CDS encoding ribonuclease HII, producing the protein MTPSWALETQLGDFKLILGIDEAGRGALAGPVAVAGVILPPERPELPYRDSKTLSFDRRVELAAHVRSYAVKYAIKLVPASDIDATGILKVVIRASEEIVQELDPEGVITDYLKIKTALPLLAVPKADANSYTVAAASLLAKTARDQYMIELHDRHPEYGFAGHKGYGTAEHLQALQQHGITPEHRKTFKPVSQGSLFDAFS; encoded by the coding sequence GTGACCCCTTCATGGGCACTGGAAACCCAACTCGGGGATTTCAAGTTGATCCTCGGGATTGATGAGGCAGGCCGGGGGGCTCTGGCAGGTCCGGTGGCGGTTGCTGGGGTAATCTTGCCTCCAGAGCGTCCAGAATTGCCATATCGGGATTCGAAAACCCTGTCGTTTGACCGCCGGGTGGAACTCGCAGCCCATGTGCGGTCTTACGCTGTGAAATACGCCATCAAACTGGTGCCTGCTTCAGACATTGATGCCACAGGCATCCTGAAGGTCGTCATCCGTGCCAGCGAAGAGATCGTGCAGGAGCTTGATCCAGAGGGCGTCATCACCGATTACTTGAAAATCAAGACCGCTCTGCCTTTGCTGGCTGTCCCCAAAGCAGATGCCAACTCTTACACCGTGGCGGCTGCAAGCCTGCTTGCCAAAACCGCCAGAGACCAGTACATGATTGAACTCCACGACAGGCACCCTGAATACGGTTTTGCAGGACACAAAGGTTATGGCACAGCCGAGCACCTTCAGGCTTTGCAGCAGCATGGCATCACACCTGAACACCGCAAAACCTTCAAGCCGGTTTCACAAGGGTCCTTGTTTGATGCATTTTCCTGA
- a CDS encoding alpha-amylase/4-alpha-glucanotransferase domain-containing protein has translation MSRLALVVHNHQPNGNLPDLFERAHQTAYLPFLKVLQEHPTIKINLHYSGTLLQWIQKNHPSTLQLLKQLVERGQVELLAGGMHEPLLPLIPKRDRMAQISAQREWMAQHLSSRSKGVWLAECAWDTDLPETLSECGVEYTLLDDTQIPEQALPATFYMTEHDGHNVRVFVMQHQLHNQMPYAQPATIIENIRAQKQLVVLGEDGESFGLTGDTFQRCYEEGWLKGFFQALEQNRDIQLVHLSDELKQPCSGLVYVPSSSFAAPDGYFRQAMAKYAGINNLHKRMRYTSLKLDLTPRASQQAYEHLWRGQTGDAYWPTSAEYNFVRFEAYRNLIRAENEIEPRKYSWLEIDYRDTNGDGVQELIAESHTMNLHFSPTEGGSLQEWDYREKAVNLVDSYSDHPRTHPRTLVEHFFGGEVSLRSFAHGQYLELGDFSTGLFDAGKYRNRVTLSRMGIVRGPAGIPVPVELKKSLKILPKEHQIELEYRITNHGDWDIITRFGSKWNFGLLAGDSPDRYFYINGRKVGSLGSTQEHREVTHAGIVDEWLGIRVVFEFEGREATIWHYPVVCDRKRPLYQSSVFMPVFDLDLPKGRSRRLAFNVHVEEL, from the coding sequence GTGAGCCGTTTAGCCCTTGTAGTGCACAACCATCAACCCAACGGGAACCTGCCTGACCTCTTTGAAAGAGCACACCAGACAGCGTATCTGCCCTTCCTGAAGGTGTTACAGGAACACCCCACCATCAAAATCAACCTGCATTACTCTGGAACCCTGCTCCAGTGGATTCAAAAAAACCATCCCAGCACCCTGCAACTGTTGAAACAACTCGTTGAAAGGGGACAGGTGGAACTGCTGGCCGGAGGCATGCACGAACCCTTGCTTCCCCTGATCCCCAAACGGGACCGGATGGCCCAGATCTCTGCCCAGAGGGAATGGATGGCCCAGCACCTGTCTTCCCGCAGCAAAGGGGTCTGGCTTGCCGAGTGCGCATGGGACACCGACCTCCCAGAAACCCTGTCTGAGTGCGGGGTGGAATACACCCTGCTCGATGACACCCAGATCCCCGAGCAAGCCCTGCCTGCCACCTTCTACATGACCGAGCACGATGGTCACAACGTGCGGGTGTTTGTGATGCAGCACCAGTTGCACAACCAGATGCCTTACGCCCAGCCTGCCACCATCATCGAGAACATCCGTGCCCAGAAACAACTGGTGGTCCTCGGGGAGGATGGGGAAAGCTTTGGCCTCACCGGAGACACTTTCCAGCGTTGCTACGAAGAGGGCTGGCTGAAAGGGTTCTTTCAAGCCCTTGAGCAAAACCGCGACATTCAATTGGTGCACCTCTCGGACGAACTCAAACAGCCTTGCAGTGGGCTGGTCTACGTGCCCAGCAGCTCGTTTGCAGCTCCAGATGGGTATTTCCGTCAGGCCATGGCCAAGTATGCGGGCATCAACAACCTGCACAAACGCATGCGTTACACCAGCTTGAAACTCGACCTGACGCCCAGAGCTTCCCAGCAGGCTTATGAGCACCTCTGGCGTGGGCAAACCGGCGATGCTTACTGGCCCACCAGTGCCGAGTACAACTTTGTGCGCTTCGAAGCCTATCGCAACCTGATCCGTGCTGAAAACGAAATTGAACCCCGCAAGTACAGTTGGCTGGAAATCGATTACCGGGACACCAACGGAGACGGGGTGCAGGAACTCATTGCGGAAAGCCACACCATGAACCTGCACTTTTCCCCCACCGAGGGGGGAAGCCTGCAAGAATGGGACTACCGCGAGAAAGCCGTCAACCTCGTGGATTCTTACAGCGACCACCCGAGAACCCACCCCAGAACCCTCGTGGAGCACTTCTTTGGCGGAGAGGTCAGCCTGAGGTCCTTTGCACATGGACAGTACCTTGAACTCGGGGATTTCTCTACGGGGCTGTTTGACGCGGGCAAATACCGCAACCGGGTCACCCTGAGCCGCATGGGCATTGTGCGGGGTCCTGCCGGGATTCCGGTGCCTGTGGAACTCAAAAAGAGCCTGAAAATCCTGCCCAAAGAACACCAGATCGAACTGGAATACCGCATCACCAACCACGGAGACTGGGACATCATCACCCGTTTTGGCAGCAAATGGAACTTCGGTCTGCTGGCCGGAGATTCCCCGGACCGCTACTTCTACATCAATGGACGCAAAGTGGGATCTCTGGGGTCCACACAGGAGCACCGCGAGGTGACCCACGCAGGCATCGTGGACGAGTGGCTTGGCATAAGGGTGGTTTTTGAATTCGAGGGGCGCGAAGCCACCATCTGGCACTACCCGGTGGTCTGTGACCGCAAACGCCCCCTGTACCAGTCCAGCGTGTTCATGCCGGTCTTCGATCTGGATTTGCCCAAGGGCCGTTCCAGACGGTTGGCCTTCAATGTTCATGTTGAGGAGTTGTGA
- a CDS encoding globin, giving the protein MDLRPMEEATLYDRLTEAGLWTLIHRFYDLVHQHPRLSEIFPEDLTETREKQFAFMSGFFGGPSLYLQKYGHPRLRMRHLPFPIGETEARAWLSCMQQALQDTVPDQKLREDIFAALARTAVHMINQ; this is encoded by the coding sequence GTGGACCTTCGGCCCATGGAAGAAGCCACCCTCTATGACCGCCTGACCGAAGCGGGGCTCTGGACATTGATCCACCGATTTTACGATCTGGTGCACCAGCATCCCCGGCTTAGCGAAATCTTCCCCGAGGACCTCACCGAAACCCGCGAAAAGCAGTTTGCTTTCATGAGTGGCTTTTTTGGGGGTCCTTCTCTGTACCTGCAGAAGTACGGACACCCGAGGTTGCGCATGCGGCACCTGCCTTTCCCCATCGGAGAGACAGAGGCCAGAGCATGGCTCTCTTGCATGCAGCAGGCGTTGCAGGACACTGTGCCAGACCAAAAGTTGCGCGAGGACATTTTTGCTGCCCTCGCGCGAACTGCGGTTCACATGATCAACCAATGA
- a CDS encoding 2'-5' RNA ligase family protein → MTLYGVLVWPHPELMRFIRAFQRDHQLAGYGVPHINLRSPFYWQGSEEELKEKFHDLSRDLSTLTLSSCGWKRFPNVLYVSLESTPSFREAHQMCRTLGGEPFKPVDGPDYLPHITVGLGIVPWEEEAVWQLAQQTYIPHLTWTCSELVLTKDVCGEFTIVDSVPLNRSSVLVDH, encoded by the coding sequence ATGACCTTATACGGCGTTTTGGTTTGGCCCCACCCCGAGTTGATGCGTTTCATTCGGGCGTTTCAGCGAGATCATCAGTTGGCAGGATACGGCGTACCGCACATCAATTTGCGCTCACCGTTTTACTGGCAAGGCAGCGAAGAGGAATTGAAAGAGAAGTTTCATGACCTTTCCCGCGACCTCTCCACACTGACCCTCAGCTCGTGCGGGTGGAAAAGGTTCCCGAATGTGCTTTACGTCTCGCTGGAGAGCACCCCGAGTTTCCGGGAAGCCCACCAGATGTGCAGGACCCTTGGAGGAGAACCGTTCAAACCCGTGGATGGGCCGGATTACCTGCCCCACATCACGGTCGGACTTGGGATTGTCCCGTGGGAGGAAGAAGCTGTCTGGCAACTTGCCCAGCAGACCTACATCCCCCACCTGACCTGGACCTGTTCTGAACTGGTGCTCACCAAGGATGTGTGCGGAGAATTCACCATTGTGGATTCGGTGCCACTCAACCGTTCCAGTGTGCTCGTGGACCATTGA
- a CDS encoding helix-turn-helix transcriptional regulator gives MLPNPDHTKRKILAHLKESCGATTQDLAAALGVTVPAIRKHLVDLEEEQYIAGQLEKRCGKGRPQFVYHLTHKGEEAFPKNYSGLCLDLLGHLESLCGEQMVLQLFSAREESLYQQLAPQLAHLTLDQKVRKLSELLCEAGYQATLTDAGEWLLEQRNCPSIAVARRYKALCQCEMSLYERLLGVPIERVSQIATGAGACRYKITKA, from the coding sequence ATGCTGCCCAATCCAGACCACACCAAACGCAAAATTCTGGCCCATCTGAAAGAGTCCTGCGGTGCCACCACCCAGGACCTTGCAGCGGCTCTGGGCGTGACGGTTCCTGCCATCCGCAAACACCTTGTGGATCTGGAAGAGGAGCAGTACATTGCCGGTCAACTGGAAAAACGCTGTGGGAAAGGCCGTCCACAGTTCGTTTACCACCTCACCCACAAAGGCGAGGAGGCTTTCCCCAAGAATTACTCAGGCCTGTGTCTGGATTTGCTGGGCCATCTGGAAAGCCTGTGTGGTGAGCAGATGGTGTTGCAGTTGTTCTCTGCCAGAGAAGAATCCCTGTACCAGCAACTGGCTCCGCAACTGGCGCACCTGACTCTGGATCAGAAAGTACGGAAGTTGTCAGAGCTGTTGTGCGAAGCTGGTTATCAGGCCACCCTCACCGATGCCGGTGAGTGGTTGCTGGAGCAACGCAACTGCCCGAGCATCGCCGTGGCCCGGCGATACAAGGCGCTCTGTCAGTGTGAGATGAGTCTCTACGAACGGCTGCTGGGTGTCCCCATTGAGCGAGTCAGTCAGATCGCTACCGGTGCAGGGGCTTGCCGTTATAAAATAACGAAGGCTTGA
- a CDS encoding Mrp/NBP35 family ATP-binding protein has protein sequence MPVVTEDIVLKALSLVNDPELHQDLVSLGMVERVSVSGTQVHVKINLTTPACPLKGVIEADVRRAIEAVGASSVNVEFGATVRSNNKPALPGIQHVILVGSGKGGVGKSSVSTNLAIALAQSGARVGLMDADIYGPSIAHMLGNTEDRIKANQNKQMLPLERFGVKFLSMANLVPAGQALVWRGPMLHGAIQQFLKEAMWGELDYLIIDLPPGTGDVQLSLAQSVSITGAVIVTTPQDVALIDAARALDMFKKSSIPILGVVENMSYFIAPDTGTRYDIFGHGGGKRKAEQMALHFLGEVPLDMPLREASDQGTPVVISHPESTSAQALVKISQNLAGRISVQSLQSLPML, from the coding sequence ATGCCTGTGGTCACTGAAGACATCGTGTTAAAAGCCCTGAGCCTCGTGAACGACCCCGAGTTGCATCAGGATCTGGTTTCGCTGGGAATGGTCGAACGGGTTTCGGTGAGTGGCACGCAAGTGCACGTCAAGATCAACCTCACCACCCCTGCCTGTCCCCTCAAGGGGGTCATCGAGGCAGACGTTCGCCGCGCCATCGAAGCGGTCGGTGCCAGCAGTGTCAATGTGGAATTTGGTGCCACAGTGCGCTCCAACAACAAACCTGCCCTGCCCGGAATCCAGCACGTGATTCTGGTGGGCAGTGGAAAAGGGGGCGTGGGAAAATCCAGCGTCTCCACCAACCTGGCCATCGCTCTGGCCCAGAGTGGTGCCCGTGTGGGCCTGATGGACGCCGACATTTACGGCCCCAGCATTGCGCACATGCTGGGCAACACCGAAGACCGCATCAAAGCCAACCAGAACAAGCAAATGCTGCCTCTGGAACGCTTTGGGGTGAAATTCCTTTCCATGGCCAATCTGGTGCCCGCAGGTCAGGCTCTGGTGTGGCGTGGTCCCATGCTGCACGGTGCCATCCAGCAGTTCCTCAAAGAAGCCATGTGGGGCGAACTGGACTACCTGATCATCGATTTGCCCCCAGGCACTGGTGATGTGCAGCTTTCTCTGGCCCAGTCGGTCAGCATCACCGGAGCGGTCATCGTGACCACCCCTCAGGATGTTGCCCTGATTGATGCGGCCCGAGCACTGGACATGTTCAAGAAGAGCAGCATTCCGATTCTGGGTGTCGTGGAGAACATGAGTTACTTCATTGCTCCAGACACCGGAACCCGCTACGACATCTTTGGACACGGAGGCGGCAAACGCAAAGCCGAACAGATGGCCCTGCATTTCCTTGGCGAGGTCCCGCTGGACATGCCCCTGCGTGAAGCTTCCGATCAGGGAACCCCAGTGGTGATTTCCCACCCCGAGAGCACTTCTGCTCAGGCCCTTGTGAAGATCAGCCAGAACCTTGCTGGACGCATCAGTGTCCAGAGCCTGCAATCCCTGCCCATGCTGTAA
- the guaA gene encoding glutamine-hydrolyzing GMP synthase → MSIVILDFGSQFTRLIARRFRELGVYSVILPGGAPLERILQEKPQGVVLSGGPSSVYDDNAPKPAAGVLDLEVPILGICYGMQYLAHTAGGEVKRAGKREYGKAELSKYSGRLFAGVSGEFIAWMSHSDSVITLPEGYDVVAETIDTPVTAIENNETRRYGVQFHPEVVHTPKGTQVLLNFLEVCGVARDWTPEHIVEELIADVRAKVGSGKVLLGISGGVDSSTLALLLAKAVGEQLTAVFIDHGLLRLGERDQVEQALRPLGVNLVVVDASEEFLGALDGVSDPEQKRKIIGREFIRAFEREARKYGPFEFLAQGTLYPDVIESAGGEGAANIKSHHNVGGLPEDLAFKLVEPFRTLFKDEVREIAALLGLPDHIRLRHPFPGPGLAIRILGAITREKIDILQRVDDIFISGLREYDLYNHTAQALAVLTPIQSVGVMGDERTYSYTVALRAVTSADFMTAEWAQLPYEFLATISNRIVNHVHEINRVVYDITSKPPATIEWE, encoded by the coding sequence GTGAGCATCGTGATTCTTGATTTCGGCAGCCAGTTCACCCGTCTGATCGCCAGACGTTTCCGTGAATTGGGCGTCTACAGTGTGATCCTTCCCGGCGGTGCCCCTCTGGAGCGCATCCTGCAAGAAAAACCCCAGGGTGTGGTGCTCTCGGGTGGCCCAAGCAGCGTTTACGATGACAATGCACCCAAACCTGCAGCAGGGGTGCTGGATCTGGAAGTGCCCATCCTCGGGATTTGTTACGGCATGCAGTATCTGGCCCACACGGCAGGTGGGGAAGTCAAACGTGCAGGCAAACGCGAGTACGGCAAAGCCGAACTGAGCAAATACTCGGGTCGCCTTTTTGCTGGGGTTTCTGGTGAATTCATCGCATGGATGAGCCACAGCGATTCCGTCATCACCCTGCCTGAAGGCTACGATGTGGTTGCGGAGACCATCGACACGCCTGTGACCGCCATCGAGAACAATGAAACCCGCCGTTATGGGGTGCAATTCCACCCTGAGGTGGTTCACACCCCCAAAGGCACGCAAGTGCTCCTCAACTTCCTTGAGGTGTGTGGCGTGGCCCGCGACTGGACCCCCGAGCACATCGTGGAAGAACTGATTGCCGATGTGCGGGCCAAAGTCGGCTCTGGCAAAGTGCTGCTGGGCATTTCTGGAGGCGTGGACTCCAGCACACTTGCCCTCCTGCTGGCCAAAGCAGTGGGCGAGCAACTGACCGCTGTGTTCATTGACCACGGTCTTTTGCGTCTGGGTGAACGCGATCAGGTGGAGCAGGCCCTGCGTCCTCTGGGTGTGAATCTGGTGGTCGTGGACGCCTCCGAGGAGTTCCTTGGGGCTCTGGATGGGGTCAGCGATCCCGAGCAGAAACGCAAAATCATTGGCCGTGAATTCATCCGGGCGTTTGAACGTGAAGCCCGCAAGTACGGTCCTTTCGAGTTCCTTGCACAGGGCACCCTGTACCCCGACGTGATCGAATCCGCCGGTGGAGAAGGGGCTGCCAACATCAAGAGCCACCACAACGTGGGTGGTCTCCCCGAGGACCTCGCTTTCAAACTGGTCGAGCCTTTCCGCACCCTCTTCAAAGACGAAGTGCGTGAAATTGCTGCCCTGCTGGGCCTCCCTGACCACATCCGTTTGCGTCACCCTTTCCCCGGTCCCGGTCTTGCCATCCGCATCCTCGGTGCCATCACCCGCGAAAAAATCGACATCCTGCAACGTGTGGATGACATCTTCATCTCGGGCCTCCGCGAGTACGACCTGTACAACCACACCGCGCAAGCTCTGGCCGTTCTGACCCCCATCCAATCGGTTGGCGTGATGGGCGACGAGCGCACCTACTCTTACACCGTGGCCCTGCGTGCCGTCACCAGTGCCGACTTCATGACCGCAGAGTGGGCGCAACTGCCTTATGAATTTCTGGCCACCATCTCCAACCGCATCGTGAACCACGTCCACGAGATCAACAGGGTGGTCTACGACATCACCTCCAAACCCCCAGCCACCATCGAGTGGGAGTGA
- the icd gene encoding NADP-dependent isocitrate dehydrogenase, which produces MSKIKVPTDGVKVTMQDGKLQVPNNPIIPFIEGDGTGPDIWQASVRVLDAAVEKAYNGEKKIVWMEVYAGDKANEVYNETIWLPDETNEAFKEYLVGIKGPLTTPVGGGIRSINVALRQILDLYACVRPVTYFDGVPTPVKQPELVDMVIFRENTEDIYAGIEYKAGTEQVQKLIKFLQTEFGVNKIRFPESSSLGIKPVSEEGTKRLVRAAIQYAIDNNRKSVTLVHKGNIMKFTEGAFRDWGYELAKEEFGAVEIDGGPWCKLPNGIIIKDAIADAFLQQILLRPAEYDVVATLNLNGDYLSDALAAQVGGIGIAPGANINYVTGHAIFEATHGTAPKYAGLDKVNPSSVILSGEMMLRHLGWSEAADLILNSMSKTISQKTVTYDFARLMDGATEVKCSEFADALIANL; this is translated from the coding sequence ATGTCGAAAATCAAGGTTCCCACCGACGGCGTCAAAGTCACCATGCAGGACGGAAAACTGCAGGTTCCCAACAACCCCATCATCCCTTTCATCGAGGGTGACGGCACCGGCCCAGACATCTGGCAGGCTTCTGTCCGCGTGCTGGACGCTGCCGTTGAGAAAGCCTACAACGGCGAGAAGAAAATCGTCTGGATGGAAGTGTACGCTGGCGACAAAGCCAACGAAGTGTACAACGAGACCATCTGGCTTCCCGACGAAACCAACGAAGCTTTCAAAGAGTACCTCGTGGGCATCAAAGGCCCCCTGACCACCCCCGTGGGTGGCGGCATCCGTTCCATCAACGTGGCCCTGCGCCAGATTCTGGACCTGTACGCCTGCGTGCGTCCTGTGACCTACTTTGATGGCGTGCCCACCCCTGTCAAACAACCCGAGCTTGTGGACATGGTGATCTTCCGTGAAAACACCGAAGACATCTATGCTGGCATCGAGTACAAAGCCGGAACCGAGCAGGTTCAGAAACTCATCAAGTTCCTGCAAACCGAATTCGGCGTCAACAAAATCCGCTTCCCCGAGAGCAGCAGTCTGGGCATCAAACCCGTCTCCGAGGAAGGCACCAAGCGTCTGGTGCGTGCCGCCATCCAGTACGCCATCGACAACAACCGCAAGAGCGTCACTCTGGTGCACAAAGGCAACATCATGAAGTTCACCGAAGGCGCTTTCCGCGACTGGGGTTACGAGCTGGCCAAAGAAGAGTTCGGCGCTGTGGAAATTGACGGTGGCCCATGGTGCAAACTGCCCAACGGCATCATCATCAAAGATGCCATTGCAGACGCCTTCCTCCAGCAAATCCTGCTGCGTCCCGCTGAGTACGACGTGGTCGCCACCCTCAACCTGAACGGTGACTACCTCAGTGACGCTCTGGCTGCACAGGTGGGCGGAATCGGCATTGCTCCCGGTGCCAACATCAACTACGTCACCGGACACGCCATCTTCGAAGCCACCCACGGCACCGCCCCCAAATACGCTGGTCTGGACAAAGTGAACCCCTCCAGCGTGATCCTCTCTGGCGAAATGATGCTGCGTCACCTCGGCTGGTCTGAAGCCGCCGACCTGATCCTCAACTCCATGAGCAAAACCATCTCCCAGAAAACCGTCACTTACGACTTTGCCCGCCTGATGGACGGAGCCACCGAAGTCAAGTGCTCTGAATTCGCTGACGCCCTGATCGCCAATCTGTAA
- a CDS encoding MBL fold metallo-hydrolase: MMMAAGLHVGARAQGTTTAALTNGAGFYRFKLGDFTCMVISDGQSTGGNTFPNWGANPGRQEEFGKVLQANFIPIEPFTNNFNPMVIDTGKNKVLIDTGRGGTNGQLLQNLRNAGLTPADIDTVFITHGHGDHIGGMTDAAGASVFANAKLVMGQQEYDFWASQNNAGFNRNIVPFKDRFTFVKDGDEIVPGLTAVHTPGHTAGHMAVLATSGTNKLMHFGDAGGHFLLSLMFPDHYLGFDSNPENATATRKKIFEMAANERMMVVGYHYAWPGVGNIRKKDAAYEFVPTFFRF; the protein is encoded by the coding sequence ATGATGATGGCTGCAGGACTTCATGTCGGAGCCAGAGCACAGGGCACCACCACCGCCGCCTTGACCAACGGAGCCGGGTTTTACCGCTTCAAACTGGGAGACTTCACCTGCATGGTGATCAGCGATGGACAGTCCACCGGAGGAAACACTTTCCCCAACTGGGGGGCCAACCCCGGCAGACAGGAAGAATTTGGCAAAGTGTTGCAGGCCAATTTCATCCCCATTGAGCCTTTCACCAACAACTTCAACCCGATGGTGATTGACACCGGAAAAAACAAGGTGCTGATCGACACCGGACGCGGCGGCACCAACGGCCAATTGCTGCAAAACCTGCGCAATGCAGGCCTCACCCCTGCAGACATCGACACGGTGTTCATCACCCACGGGCACGGCGACCACATCGGAGGCATGACCGATGCAGCAGGCGCTTCCGTGTTCGCAAACGCAAAACTGGTGATGGGGCAGCAGGAATATGATTTCTGGGCCTCCCAGAACAATGCCGGGTTCAACCGCAACATTGTGCCGTTCAAAGACCGTTTCACCTTTGTCAAAGATGGAGATGAAATTGTACCGGGCCTGACCGCAGTGCACACCCCCGGTCACACTGCAGGGCACATGGCTGTGCTGGCCACCTCAGGCACCAACAAACTGATGCACTTTGGCGACGCTGGAGGGCACTTCCTGCTGTCTTTGATGTTCCCAGACCACTATCTGGGCTTCGACAGCAATCCTGAGAATGCCACTGCCACCCGCAAAAAAATCTTCGAAATGGCCGCCAACGAGCGCATGATGGTGGTGGGTTACCACTATGCATGGCCCGGTGTGGGCAACATCCGCAAAAAAGATGCCGCTTACGAGTTTGTGCCCACCTTCTTCAGGTTCTGA